In a genomic window of Bacillota bacterium:
- a CDS encoding succinate dehydrogenase iron-sulfur subunit, whose amino-acid sequence MASTSSRSTAVAEANPAQAEAAGAAAAATITVRVARFDPEKDKALRWQEFSVPTAPGMTVLDALVSIKEHQDGSLAFRSSCRMGVCGSCGMYVNGKPRLACQTQVGELGQVIEVAPLPNHDVIKDLVPDLSRTFEHHRAIKPYIIRDDEAEMASPTREFRQTPEEMERYLQFAYCLKCSLCVAACPTAATDPLFLGPQALAQAYRYTADTRDCGWQERFDVIATDHGIFNCHLAGACSEACPKGVDPALGIQLMKRTLVKGPAHRAPAPIVEEPKSVIDESKRPQAPPPTV is encoded by the coding sequence ATGGCATCTACGTCGAGCCGTTCCACAGCAGTAGCCGAGGCGAATCCCGCCCAGGCGGAGGCGGCCGGGGCTGCCGCGGCCGCGACGATCACCGTCCGGGTCGCCCGCTTTGACCCGGAGAAGGACAAGGCGCTTCGCTGGCAGGAGTTCAGCGTGCCGACCGCGCCTGGAATGACCGTGCTGGATGCGCTCGTCTCCATCAAGGAGCACCAGGACGGCTCGCTTGCGTTCCGCAGCTCGTGCCGCATGGGCGTGTGCGGTTCGTGCGGGATGTACGTCAACGGGAAGCCCAGGCTTGCGTGCCAGACCCAGGTCGGCGAACTTGGCCAGGTCATCGAGGTCGCGCCCCTGCCCAACCACGACGTCATCAAGGACCTGGTGCCGGATCTCTCCCGCACGTTCGAGCACCACCGGGCGATCAAGCCGTACATCATCCGGGACGACGAGGCGGAGATGGCGTCGCCGACGCGCGAGTTCCGCCAGACGCCCGAGGAGATGGAGCGCTACCTCCAGTTTGCCTACTGCCTCAAGTGCAGCCTGTGCGTGGCAGCGTGCCCCACGGCGGCCACCGATCCGCTCTTCCTCGGACCGCAGGCGCTGGCACAAGCGTACCGCTACACCGCCGATACCCGGGACTGCGGGTGGCAGGAGCGGTTCGACGTGATCGCCACGGACCACGGCATCTTCAACTGCCACCTGGCCGGGGCGTGCAGCGAGGCGTGCCCGAAGGGCGTCGACCCGGCGCTCGGGATCCAGCTCATGAAGCGTACCCTCGTCAAGGGGCCGGCCCACCGCGCCCCGGCGCCGATCGTCGAAGAACCGAAGAGCGTCATCGACGAAAGCAAGCGGCCGCAGGCGCCGCCTCCAACGGTCTGA
- a CDS encoding TRC40/GET3/ArsA family transport-energizing ATPase codes for MSETPGRLAAGQPYLLMTLGKGGTGKTTVAASLAVALAERGFSVVAASIDPAHNLGDVLDVKLGPDPQPVDAAGRLQALEVDTDRALERFLQRQADEVRGAYRYLQALNLDGYLQTLRYSPGVEEHATLEEMSRLLDLAQARCADVLIIDTPPTGLTLRVLSLPTVSVRWADHLAAVRRALLERRFVLEQVLGPQHARVGEAELHLATREDNDPISQILKSYRQSMETLRRRLQDVHTCGVLAVKNPDRLSTFETARALDGLAAFGVPVAMMVVNKAAGGEQEPDVEAYPYPTRKIPAFSPEPIGFEAMRSLAPFLLEGAR; via the coding sequence TTGAGCGAGACGCCCGGCCGGCTGGCGGCAGGGCAGCCATACCTCCTCATGACCCTGGGCAAGGGCGGGACGGGGAAGACCACGGTGGCGGCGTCACTGGCGGTCGCGCTCGCCGAGCGGGGCTTTTCCGTGGTCGCCGCCTCCATCGACCCCGCCCACAACCTGGGCGACGTGCTGGACGTCAAGCTGGGGCCTGACCCGCAGCCGGTGGACGCCGCCGGCAGGCTTCAGGCGCTCGAGGTGGACACGGACCGGGCGCTGGAGCGGTTCTTGCAGCGGCAGGCCGACGAGGTGCGCGGCGCCTACCGCTACCTTCAGGCGCTCAACCTGGACGGCTACCTGCAGACGCTGCGCTACTCGCCGGGGGTCGAGGAACACGCCACCCTGGAGGAGATGAGCCGGCTCCTGGATCTGGCGCAGGCCCGCTGCGCCGACGTGCTCATCATCGACACGCCCCCGACCGGGCTCACGCTGCGGGTGCTGTCGCTTCCGACGGTCTCCGTCCGGTGGGCCGACCACCTGGCGGCGGTGCGAAGGGCCCTTCTGGAACGCCGCTTCGTCCTGGAACAGGTGCTGGGGCCGCAGCACGCTCGCGTGGGCGAAGCCGAACTCCACCTCGCCACCCGCGAGGACAACGACCCCATCAGCCAGATTCTCAAGAGCTACCGGCAATCCATGGAGACGCTGCGCCGGCGCCTGCAGGACGTCCACACCTGCGGCGTGCTGGCGGTCAAGAACCCCGACCGGCTCTCCACCTTCGAGACGGCCCGGGCGCTCGACGGCCTCGCAGCGTTTGGCGTTCCGGTGGCCATGATGGTAGTCAACAAGGCGGCCGGCGGGGAACAGGAGCCGGACGTCGAAGCGTACCCGTACCCGACCCGCAAGATTCCTGCGTTCTCGCCCGAACCCATCGGGTTCGAGGCCATGAGGTCGCTTGCCCCATTCTTGCTGGAAGGTGCGAGGTAA
- a CDS encoding carbon starvation protein A, with protein MTTWLILLAIVIYGVSYLTYGRGLERSVVKADNSRPTPAHAMYDGVDYAPGHPLAIYGHHFASIAGAGPITGPAIAIVWGWLPALVWVWFGNVVIGAVHDYLSVMASVRSEGKSVQWIAGKVMKPRTSVVMMVFIYLTLILVVAAFMSVAGNNFVANPEVPTATFLFIVGAVIFGWLYYRMKVNFAVATIVGLALSALAMWIGYVWPWHAAFHTWIIVLIVYAVLASSLPVWLLLQPRDYLNAYILFFGLALGSIALLVAVKDVTIPAYTMWSAPAVGGVPSPFWPTIPLVIACGSLSGFHSLVASGTTSKQLDKESHGLPVGYGAMLTEGLLATLVVTSMGAFALPVLSGVSDRVVALGVSLEQLAADKVYFAQNLLKAAGPVGGALGLFTHSYGHALSDVFGLSTRLGSLFAGLWVTAFVMTTLDTATRLGRFTWQELLEPLRRSSTGAHRVLTNRWVGGAIVALLAAWLAWDGAYTKVWSAFAGANQMVAAVAMLTMAMWVLKVQKAGGYQWAVTVPGLFLWVTVFAGVLWYIWAVPVTAAIKVIFAVMAALALLLLVDFSISYREVRAGVAPGVAAGGGR; from the coding sequence GTGACAACGTGGTTAATCCTCCTGGCCATTGTCATCTACGGGGTATCATACCTGACCTACGGCCGCGGCCTTGAGCGCTCGGTGGTAAAGGCGGACAACTCTCGCCCTACCCCCGCCCACGCCATGTATGACGGCGTGGACTACGCCCCCGGCCACCCGCTGGCCATCTACGGGCACCACTTCGCCTCCATTGCGGGCGCCGGTCCCATCACAGGGCCTGCCATCGCCATCGTCTGGGGATGGTTGCCGGCGCTTGTGTGGGTCTGGTTCGGCAATGTCGTCATCGGTGCGGTGCACGACTACCTGTCCGTGATGGCGTCGGTTCGCAGCGAGGGCAAGTCGGTGCAGTGGATCGCCGGTAAGGTCATGAAGCCCCGCACCTCGGTCGTGATGATGGTCTTCATCTACCTGACCCTCATACTGGTCGTGGCCGCGTTCATGAGCGTGGCCGGCAACAACTTCGTGGCAAACCCTGAGGTGCCCACGGCGACGTTCCTCTTCATCGTGGGCGCCGTCATCTTCGGCTGGCTCTACTACCGCATGAAGGTCAACTTCGCCGTCGCCACCATCGTCGGGCTTGCCTTGAGTGCCCTGGCGATGTGGATCGGCTACGTGTGGCCGTGGCATGCGGCCTTCCACACGTGGATCATCGTGCTCATCGTCTACGCCGTCCTGGCGTCGAGCCTCCCCGTGTGGCTGTTGCTGCAGCCCAGGGACTACCTCAATGCGTACATCCTCTTCTTCGGGCTGGCCCTCGGCAGCATCGCCCTGCTGGTGGCGGTCAAGGACGTGACGATTCCCGCTTACACGATGTGGAGCGCTCCGGCGGTTGGCGGCGTGCCGTCGCCCTTCTGGCCGACCATCCCGCTCGTCATCGCGTGCGGCTCCCTGTCGGGCTTCCACTCACTGGTGGCCTCCGGGACGACGTCCAAGCAGCTTGACAAGGAAAGCCACGGACTTCCGGTCGGCTACGGTGCCATGCTGACCGAGGGGCTGCTTGCCACGCTGGTCGTCACCTCCATGGGTGCGTTCGCCCTGCCGGTTCTCAGCGGGGTGAGCGACAGGGTCGTGGCCCTGGGAGTCTCCCTGGAGCAACTGGCCGCCGACAAGGTCTACTTTGCCCAGAACCTCCTGAAGGCCGCCGGGCCCGTCGGCGGCGCTTTGGGGCTGTTTACCCACAGCTACGGGCACGCACTGAGCGACGTGTTCGGGCTTTCGACGAGGCTGGGGTCGCTGTTCGCCGGGCTTTGGGTGACGGCGTTCGTCATGACCACCCTGGACACCGCAACCCGGCTTGGCCGGTTCACCTGGCAGGAACTGCTGGAGCCGCTGCGCAGGTCGAGCACGGGCGCGCACAGGGTCCTGACGAACCGCTGGGTCGGCGGCGCCATCGTGGCGTTGCTCGCAGCCTGGCTTGCCTGGGACGGCGCCTACACGAAGGTGTGGTCGGCGTTCGCAGGGGCCAACCAGATGGTTGCAGCCGTCGCCATGCTGACGATGGCCATGTGGGTGCTGAAGGTGCAGAAGGCCGGCGGCTACCAGTGGGCCGTGACGGTACCCGGGTTGTTCCTGTGGGTCACGGTCTTCGCGGGCGTGCTGTGGTACATCTGGGCCGTGCCGGTGACCGCCGCCATCAAGGTCATCTTCGCCGTGATGGCCGCGCTGGCGCTGCTGCTGCTGGTTGACTTCTCGATATCCTACCGGGAGGTCAGAGCAGGCGTGGCGCCTGGCGTGGCTGCGGGGGGCGGGCGCTAG
- a CDS encoding thioesterase family protein, with product MGSAGMSTPEWRIEPGLDGEARVKVTPRKTAAAFTSGAVEAFATPALLALMEHAAFEATRAHLPPGLTTVGSAVQMRHLAPAPVGAEVMARARLVQVDGRKLTFDVEAFDGVEKVGEATHERFIVDEARFQARLDEKRKKLGLP from the coding sequence GTGGGATCTGCTGGCATGTCGACACCCGAATGGCGGATTGAGCCGGGGCTCGATGGAGAGGCGCGAGTCAAGGTGACCCCGCGAAAGACCGCGGCGGCCTTCACCAGCGGCGCGGTGGAGGCGTTCGCCACCCCGGCCCTGCTGGCGCTCATGGAGCACGCTGCTTTCGAGGCCACCCGGGCCCACCTGCCGCCCGGGCTCACCACGGTGGGCTCGGCGGTTCAGATGCGCCACCTGGCTCCCGCCCCGGTGGGGGCCGAGGTGATGGCGCGGGCCCGGCTGGTGCAGGTGGACGGGCGCAAGCTCACGTTCGACGTCGAGGCGTTCGATGGGGTGGAGAAGGTGGGCGAGGCCACCCACGAACGGTTCATCGTGGACGAGGCCCGGTTCCAGGCGCGCCTGGACGAAAAGCGCAAGAAGCTCGGCCTGCCATGA